AGCCGCTGGGCGTCGATCCCTCCCACTGCCCGAACGCCCTGGTCCAGGCCGCGCGCGAGACGTGGGACCGGGCGCTCACCCTCGGCGAGGCCCACGGCTATCGCAACGCGCAGGTCACCGTGCTCGCGCCCACCGGGACCATCGGCCTCGTGATGGATTGCGACACGACCGGCATCGAGCCGGACTTCGCCCTGGTGAAGTTCAAGAAGCTGGCGGGCGGCGGCTACTTCAAGATCATCAACCAGAGCATCCCGATCGCCCTGCGCGCGCTGGGCTACACCCCCGATCAGATCGACGACGTCGTGGCGTACTGCGTGGGCCGGAAGACGCTGCGTGGCGCCCCCTTCATCAATCCGGAGACGCTGCAGGCCAAGGGGTTCGATCCGGCGGGGCTGACGCGGATCGAGGCCGCGCTCGAAGGCGCCTTCGACCTCACCTTCGCCTTCAATCCGTGGACGCTCGGCGAGGGCTACGTGCAGCGCCATCTCGGCCTCAACGAAGCGCAGCTCGCGGAGTGGAACGGCAACCTCCTCCGCGCGCTCGGCTTCACCGCAGCCCAGATCGAGGCGGCCAGCGACTACGTGTGCGGCACCATGACCGTCGAGGGCGCGCCCCATCTCAAGGACGAGCACCTGCCCGTGTTCGACTGCGCCAACCGGTGCGGCAAGAAGGGCAAGCGCTTCATCGCGGTGGACGCCCACATCCGGATGATGGCGGCAGCCCAGCCCTTCCTCTCCGGCGCCATCAGCAAGACCATCAACATGCCCTCCGATGCGACCATCGAGGACGTCAAGCAGGCCTACTACACCTCGTGGCGGAGCATGCTGAAGGCGGTGGCGCTCTATCGCGACGGCTCCAAGCTCTCGCAGCCGCTCAACGCCACCACCGACGAGGACGAGGCGGCGGCGGCCGATGTCGAGGCGGTGGCCGAGAAGATGACCGAGCGCGTCGTGACCAAGTACCTCCGCGAGCGGCATCGGCTCCCCGACCGGCGCGCCGGCTACACCCAGAAGGCGGTGGTGGGCGGCCACAAGGTGTACCTCCGCACCGGGAACTACGAGGACGGCTCCCTCGGCGAGATCTTCCTGGACATGCACAAGGAAGGCGCGGCCTTCCGCAGCCTGATGAACTGCTTCGCCATCGCGATCTCGCTGGGCCTCCAGCACGGCGTGCCCCTCGAGGAGTTCGTGGACGCCTTCGTGTTCACGCGGTTCGAGCCGAACGGCATGGTGATGGGCAATGACCGGATCAAGATGGCGACCTCGGTCATCGACTACGTCTTCCGCGAGCTCGCCATCTCCTACCTCGGCCGCACCGATCTCTCGCACGTGCCGGACGAGGATCTCCGCAGCGACACGCTCGGCAACAAGATCGGCCAGGGCCCGGTCGCGATGGTGCCCCCGGCGCCCGCCGCCCCTGCCCTCGCGGGCACGATACCGAACCCCGCCAGCCTCGCGCGGGCGGCGGCGCCCCTATCCGGCGGGAGCGGCACGGTGGCTGCCGAGCTCAAGGTGCTGTCGGCCTCCGACATGGCCAAGCTCAAGGGCTACGAGGGTGACCCTTGCGGCGACTGCGGCCAGTTCACGATGGTCCGCAACGGGACATGCCTCAAGTGCATCACCTGCGGGACGACCACCGGCTGCTCCTGATCGACTCCCCTCCGCGCTAGCCAGAGAGGCCGGGCTCCTCTAATATCGGAACCCGGCCTTTCCCGTCATGTCGGCTCCCGAGCTCGCCCCCACCCGCTGGCCCGAAGCGCGCGCGCCGCGCGGCATGGTGGCCGCGCCGCATCTCCTCGCCTCCCAGTCCGGCGTCGCGGCGCTGCGCGCTGGCGGCAACGCGCTGGACGCCGCCATCGCCGCCGCTGCCACCATTGCGGTGGTATATCCGCACATGAACGGGATCGGCGGCGACAACTTCTGGCTGATCTGGGACGCGGGGGCCAAGCGGCTGCGCGCACTCTGCGGCGCCGGGCGCTCGGCGGCGGCGGCCAGCATTGACTGGTACGCGGCGCGCGGCGTCCGCGACGCCATTCCCGCGCGCGGGGGGCTGGCCGCCCTCACCGTGCCGGGCGCGGTGGACGGCTGGTGGCAGGCGCACCGCCACAGCGCGACGGCGATGGGCTCGCCGCTCGGCTGGGACGATCTCCTTGCCGATGCCATCGCCTATGCCGCGGGGGGCTTCTCCGCGTCGGCGGGCCAGCGGCGGCCTCCCCCACGCGAGCCCGACCTCTTCGGCCCCACCGCGAGTGCCGAGATGCGGCGCGAGCTCTGGCCGCTCTACCATCCCGACGCGCTGTCGCGCGGTCCGCTCGTGCAGACTGATCTCGCGCGGTCGCTCGAGACGATTCGCGACGGCGGGCCCGACGCCTTCTACCGCGGCCCGCTGGGGCGTCGGCTCATCGCCGCCGCGGCCGCCGCCGGGAGCCCGCTGAGCGTGGAGGACCTCGCCACGCATCGGTCCGAGTGGATGGAGCCGCTCATGCTTCCATTCGGCGGCGGCGTGGCGGCGAGCTTTCCGCCGCCCACGCAGGGCATGTCGGCGCTGGCCCTGCTGGGCCTCGCGGACGGCTTCGACCTCGCCGCGCTCGAGGAAGCGGACTACATTCACGTCCTGGTGGAGGCGATCAAGCTTGCCTTCGCGGATCGCGACCGCCACCTGACTGACCCGGCCGCGATGACGGTGGCGCCGGAGGAGCTGCTCGCGCCCGAGCGCCTGGCGCGTCTCCGCGGCCGCATCTCACGCCGGCGCGCGATGGCCCCGGAGGCGGCGGCAGCTGCGGGCGGAGACACCATCGCGATCGTCGCCGCGGATGGCGCCGGCAATGCGGTGTCCCTGATCCAGTCGCTCTACTACACGTTCGGCTCCGGCTTGATGGCCGGCGACACCGGCATCGTCCTGCAGAACCGCGGCGCCTTCTTCTCCCTTAATCCTCGGCACGTGAACGCGCTGGCGCCGCGCAAGCACACCATGCACACGCTGATCCCTTCGATGTATCTCGAGGACGGCCGGCCCCGCATGGTCTACGGCACCATGGGCGGTGAGGGTCAGCCGCAGACACAGGCCGCCCTGCTCACGCGCCGGCTCCGGCGCGGCCATGGCACCCAGGCCTGCGTGGAGGCGCCGCGCTGGCTCTACGGGCGCACGTGGGGGGTGGCCACGCGCGCGCTCAGCCTCGAGGGACGCTACCCCGCCTCGCTCGCCCAGGACCTCGCGGGGCGTGGGCACGACGTGAAGATGGGGGAGGAGTGGGACGACCTCTTCGGCCATGCCCACGCCATCTGGCTGGACACGGCCGAAGGCGGCCTCTGCGGCGGCTCCGATCCGCGAGCGGACGGGAGCGCGGTGGGCTACTAGCGGCGGATGCGCACCACGCTCAGCACGGCCCGCCGAGACGCGACGAGCAGCGCGCCCAGCGCGCCGAATACGAGCAGCGCCAGCGACGAGGGCTGGGGCACACGGGTGGTCGTGCCGCGGTAGTCATTCTCGAAGCTCGGCTCCGTGAGGCTCGTGCCGTACTGGAACCGCACCTCGTAGAAGGCCGCGTACGGATCGAAGCCCGCGCCGATGCCGCCGAGGAGGAAGACCACCGAGTTGCGCGCCAGCTGATTCCCGAGCAGCCCGCCGTTATCGTTGCCGGAGCCCGTATCGTCCGGGTCGTTCAGGGTCGTGATGCCGTACTGGAGCCCATCGGGGTCGTTCGGACCCTGAAGATTGGGGCCGGGGAAGCGATCACCGGGGCCAAAGAGTCCCATACCGCTGGAGGAGATCCCTCGGGTGAACTCTCCCCCGACGGAGAGTCCCGCCTTGTAGGCCCACTCACCGCCGAGAACCGTGGGATCGGGGTTGATGTCCTTGACGGTGCTGCCGGGGGCGAGAGTGGCGGAGAAGCGGGTCAGCGTCGGATTGCTGCCCTGGATGTTGAAGAACACCGCGGTGAGAATGTCCGTCGGCTTGGACGCGTTGTAGTGGCCCGTGTTGGTCAGGGTGACCTGCAGATAGTGCGTGCCCGAGATCTCGACGTTGTCGAACGTCACCGAGGCCTTCCGACCCGCCGTTCCGGTGCCCGTCAGCGTCACCGCGGTCGCATGACTCGGCGTCACGCCAACCGCCAGCAGAAGCGTGGCGCCGACCGATGCCCCGATCAGTGACTTCGCCACCTGTCCCATGAACATGTGCCCCCGTCCTTTCGGTCGCCGAGCGCCTTGGAGGCGCATCCGACCCGATTGGGGAATCTGCACGAGGGATGCCACGCCGCGAGCGCAACCGAATCAATCTGATCCGAGTCATGCAGCGATTTCGTGGGGGTCGTTCGTAAGCTTCTCCGACAATCCTCCGGGGCGGATCCCCCTTCCTTGATGATCGTCGTCGTCGATCCCGCGCTCAGATTTCGGCGGCTCCGATGAAATACTGAAAACATGCGCCACGCGAATCATCGACCGTCCGTCGCGCGTTGTTTCTTCGCCGCGCTCGCCGCGTTCGTCATGGTGCCCGCGCTCCTCCTCGCCTGCGCACAGGATCCGGCCACCAAGAAGCAAGCGCACTACGAGCGGGGCCGCGCGTTCGAGGCGAAGGGCAAGCCCAACGAGGCGATCGTCGAGTATCGCAACGCCCTGCAGGTCGACGGCAACTTCGTCGCCGCGCTCCGCGCCCTCGCCGTCGCCTACCGCGCGAAGTCGTGGGACGAGGACGCCGCGCGCGAGCTCGCCAAGGCGGCGCGCCTGGAGCCCGCGTCGATTCCCATCCAGGCGGAGCTGGGACAGGCCCTCCTCGCGCTCGAGGACTGGGAATCCTGCCAGGGCATCGGCGAGACGATCGCGGGCGCCGACCCGAAGCATCCGTACGGGCCCTACCTCATGGGGGCGGCGGCGAGCGGCCGGGGCGATTCCGAGGGGGGCCTGCGCCTCCTCGCGGAGGCGCTGCGCCTCGGCCCCGACGTCCCCGAGATCCAGCAGGCCTACGGCGAGGCCCTCGCCCGCGCCGAGCGGTACGCCGAGGCCGAGAAGGCATTCCGCGCCGTGCTCGCGCAGCATCCCCATGACGCGGAGGCTATGGCCGGGGCGGCGATGGCGCTCCTGAAGCAGCATGCCATCGCCGCCGCGCTGGAGATGGCCGATCGCGCACGGGAGGCGAATCCGGACAACGCGCGTGTGCGTCTGACCCGCAGCGCGGTGTTGAGCGCGCAGGGTAAGTGGGCGGCAGCGGTCGCGGAGCTCGAGTCCCTGCCTCGCCAGGCCTGGTCGCCGCGCTTCCAGCTGGCGCTCGCCGAGGTGTATCTCCGAAACGACCGCCCCGAGAACGCCCTGTCGGTGCTGGACCCGCTCGTCAAGCGATTCCCGACGTTCGTGGTGGCCCGCTACCTCCTGGCCCACGCCGCCCTCGCCGTGAACCGCGGGGACAAGGCGCTCGCCGAGCTCCAGGAGGTGCTGCGGGCGGCCCCCACCAATACCAACGCGCGTTTCAGCCTGGGGGTGGCGTACACCCAGGCCGGGCAGTTCGCCGAGGCGCTGGACACGTTCGCCGCGCTACGGCCCACCATGGAGCGGCAGTCCATCTATCACCTCCAGCGCGCGAACGCCCTGGCCGGCCTCGCCCGCTGGGACGAGGCGATCGCGGCAGCCGAGATCGCGCGGCGCATCGATCCGAATCGCGCCGAGCCCTACGAGACCCTGGGGCGCATCTACCTCGCGCGGAAGGACACCGCGCGCGCCCAGGACATGTACGCGCGGGCGATCGAGCTCAAGCCCGATCTCACGTCGGCGCGGCTGGCTCTGGGCACGCTCCTCGACTTCACCAAGCAGCCGGAGGCCGCGCTGCAGCAGTACGGGGCGGCGGCCGCCGCGGATCCCCGCAGCCAGCCCGCCGTGGTGGCGAAGGTGAATGCGCTCGTCCGCGCCAAGCGTCACGCCGAGGCCATCACCTTTCTCGACGGACTCATCAAGAGTCAGGGGGAGGCGGCGCCGCTCCTCACGCTCCTCGGCCACGTCTACCTGGCCAAGGGTCAGCCCGCGAAGGCCGAAGCCGAGTATCGCCGCGCGATCAGGGCCAACGACACCTACGCGCCCGCGCGCTTCGCGCTCGCGCGCCGGGCTCTCGCGGCGGGCAACGAGGAAGGGGCCATCGTGCACTTCCACGGCGTCATCGCGGGCGCGCCCGGCCACGCCGCCGCGGGAAGCGCGCTCGCCGGCCTGTATGCGCGCCAGACCCGCTACGATCAAGCCATCCAGGTCCTGGAGCCCGTGGCGGCCGCCAATCCCCGGCTCCCCGAGCTCCGCCTCCAGCTCGCCGAGCTCTACCTGCAAAAGGGCCGCTACGACGACGCCCTCCGGGCCGTCGGGCAGCTCGTGGGGAAGGGCTCCGCCTTCGTGCCCGCACGCATGATCGCCGGGCT
This genomic stretch from Candidatus Methylomirabilota bacterium harbors:
- a CDS encoding gamma-glutamyltransferase family protein; the encoded protein is MSAPELAPTRWPEARAPRGMVAAPHLLASQSGVAALRAGGNALDAAIAAAATIAVVYPHMNGIGGDNFWLIWDAGAKRLRALCGAGRSAAAASIDWYAARGVRDAIPARGGLAALTVPGAVDGWWQAHRHSATAMGSPLGWDDLLADAIAYAAGGFSASAGQRRPPPREPDLFGPTASAEMRRELWPLYHPDALSRGPLVQTDLARSLETIRDGGPDAFYRGPLGRRLIAAAAAAGSPLSVEDLATHRSEWMEPLMLPFGGGVAASFPPPTQGMSALALLGLADGFDLAALEEADYIHVLVEAIKLAFADRDRHLTDPAAMTVAPEELLAPERLARLRGRISRRRAMAPEAAAAAGGDTIAIVAADGAGNAVSLIQSLYYTFGSGLMAGDTGIVLQNRGAFFSLNPRHVNALAPRKHTMHTLIPSMYLEDGRPRMVYGTMGGEGQPQTQAALLTRRLRRGHGTQACVEAPRWLYGRTWGVATRALSLEGRYPASLAQDLAGRGHDVKMGEEWDDLFGHAHAIWLDTAEGGLCGGSDPRADGSAVGY
- a CDS encoding XDD4 family exosortase-dependent surface protein; protein product: MFMGQVAKSLIGASVGATLLLAVGVTPSHATAVTLTGTGTAGRKASVTFDNVEISGTHYLQVTLTNTGHYNASKPTDILTAVFFNIQGSNPTLTRFSATLAPGSTVKDINPDPTVLGGEWAYKAGLSVGGEFTRGISSSGMGLFGPGDRFPGPNLQGPNDPDGLQYGITTLNDPDDTGSGNDNGGLLGNQLARNSVVFLLGGIGAGFDPYAAFYEVRFQYGTSLTEPSFENDYRGTTTRVPQPSSLALLVFGALGALLVASRRAVLSVVRIRR
- a CDS encoding tetratricopeptide repeat protein; its protein translation is MRHANHRPSVARCFFAALAAFVMVPALLLACAQDPATKKQAHYERGRAFEAKGKPNEAIVEYRNALQVDGNFVAALRALAVAYRAKSWDEDAARELAKAARLEPASIPIQAELGQALLALEDWESCQGIGETIAGADPKHPYGPYLMGAAASGRGDSEGGLRLLAEALRLGPDVPEIQQAYGEALARAERYAEAEKAFRAVLAQHPHDAEAMAGAAMALLKQHAIAAALEMADRAREANPDNARVRLTRSAVLSAQGKWAAAVAELESLPRQAWSPRFQLALAEVYLRNDRPENALSVLDPLVKRFPTFVVARYLLAHAALAVNRGDKALAELQEVLRAAPTNTNARFSLGVAYTQAGQFAEALDTFAALRPTMERQSIYHLQRANALAGLARWDEAIAAAEIARRIDPNRAEPYETLGRIYLARKDTARAQDMYARAIELKPDLTSARLALGTLLDFTKQPEAALQQYGAAAAADPRSQPAVVAKVNALVRAKRHAEAITFLDGLIKSQGEAAPLLTLLGHVYLAKGQPAKAEAEYRRAIRANDTYAPARFALARRALAAGNEEGAIVHFHGVIAGAPGHAAAGSALAGLYARQTRYDQAIQVLEPVAAANPRLPELRLQLAELYLQKGRYDDALRAVGQLVGKGSAFVPARMIAGLAYLGKSEPGEAIRELEGAVHANPKLAAAHYYLGRAFIARGEVEAAKKSYQRALELEPRMPQVRIELAAMSGQAQDPKLLSEHVAELRQILDKQPGDLTTRYALARAHLAQGQPKDAEAALKRILDTAPGYAPANMALALIRFGERRNEEAVEYLRVVVRTTPNDLQAHLLLAGYFDRSGIPAIAIEHYEAVARVAPARSDVKLRLAMLYSQTGRQEDALGRVREAVDALPRDAEPRYVLGEVHLRRGERAEAADAFAAALRLDSKHAGAQLGLGIAAEQRGEVNRALDAYARARQLAPEDARGYNNGAWLLASQGKNLDEALGLARRANELVARDKDLVTWVPAMKDTLGFVHYKRGELAQAEPLLRDAATRAPSVGTFHYHLALAYEGMGRRDDARVSALRATRLDQKLAADADVQGLLKRVGG